A genomic stretch from Clostridia bacterium includes:
- a CDS encoding chromosome partitioning protein ParA, with translation MKIKLALLEKDENYLSRLVSTFGTKYADKLEIYSFTNKDIAMSTLDSARIDVLVASDNFDIDIKKLPKRCGFAYLVDRSDIDTVNDQQAICKFQKVDLIYRQILSIYSEMAVSVSGLKLGDDNCRVIAFTSPSGGVGSSTMAAACALYFASKGRKTLYLNFEKFGSSDLFFSADGQFDMSDIIFTLKSKKANLALKLESCVRKDQRGVYFYSGSKIALDMHELTTEEITRLISELKLTGSYDYIIVDIDFGIKKNMLKLFRQMSSIIWVGDGSSISNAKLSRAYAALSLIEQNEDSPLIKRTGLIYNKFSNKSSNTIDDIEIRTLGGAPRYQHASIEQILSQLSQMDIFTKIN, from the coding sequence ATGAAAATAAAACTTGCGCTGTTAGAAAAAGATGAAAACTACTTAAGTCGTTTAGTTTCTACTTTTGGGACTAAATACGCTGACAAGCTTGAGATATACTCTTTTACAAATAAAGATATAGCAATGTCTACTTTGGATAGTGCTAGGATTGATGTTTTAGTTGCAAGTGATAACTTTGACATTGACATAAAAAAGCTTCCTAAACGTTGTGGCTTTGCTTATTTAGTAGACAGATCGGATATCGATACTGTAAATGACCAACAGGCTATATGTAAATTTCAAAAGGTAGACTTGATATACAGACAAATACTTAGCATATACTCTGAAATGGCTGTTAGTGTTTCCGGTTTAAAGCTAGGAGACGATAACTGTAGAGTTATAGCCTTTACCTCACCTAGTGGTGGAGTTGGTAGCTCTACTATGGCAGCCGCATGTGCCCTTTATTTTGCTTCTAAAGGAAGGAAAACCCTTTACTTAAATTTTGAGAAATTTGGTTCATCGGATCTTTTCTTTTCAGCTGATGGACAGTTTGATATGAGTGACATTATTTTCACTTTAAAAAGCAAAAAGGCAAATCTTGCTCTAAAACTAGAGAGTTGCGTAAGAAAGGATCAAAGAGGCGTATATTTTTATTCTGGGTCTAAGATAGCGTTGGATATGCATGAACTAACAACAGAAGAGATTACCCGCCTTATATCAGAGTTAAAATTAACAGGCTCTTACGACTATATAATTGTCGATATTGATTTCGGGATAAAGAAAAATATGCTCAAACTCTTTAGGCAGATGAGTTCTATTATCTGGGTAGGAGACGGCTCAAGTATTTCAAATGCTAAGTTATCAAGAGCCTATGCCGCCTTGAGTCTAATAGAACAAAATGAGGACTCCCCGTTAATCAAGCGAACAGGCTTAATTTATAATAAATTTAGTAACAAGTCTAGTAATACAATCGATGATATTGAGATAAGAACCCTTGGTGGTGCTCCAAGATACCAACATGCTAGTATTGAGCAAATACTTTCGCAGCTGTCACAGATGGATATCTTTAC